AAAAAAAGAAGGCTTGCAGAAGAATCTACAAGCCTAGCAACTACCCAAATTTACCATGAAAAAGCAACTCTTATGACTTACTTACATGACAAATATATATTAAGATCTTAAACCGTAATCCTTAAACAGTTAAAGTGTATGAAATTTTCGATTAACAAACAACGTATTTCGTAACCAACTGATACCTTGGCTTTTATAATCAGACAAAATTATCCGATTTTAATTCAATTTCTCTGTAAGCTTACTCATTACCTGTTTGGGCTCCTTGCCTTTATATAGTATTTTATAAATAGCCTCCGTTATAGGCATGTCTATATCGTATTTAGACACCAACTTTGTAATACTTTTTGAGGCATAGTAACCTTCGGCTACCATATTCATTTCCATCTGAGCTGATTTAACAGTATACCCCTTCCCTATCATATTACCAAACATTCTATTCCTACTAAAAACTGAATATCCCGTTACAAGTAAATCTCCTAAATATGCAAGGTTATTTATATCCCTTTGAATAGGATAAACAACTTCGAGAAAACGTCCTATTTCTCTTATGGAATTAGACATCAATACTGCCTGAAAATTATCTCCGTATCCAAGGCCATGTGCTACCCCTGCAGCTATTGAATATATGTTTTTTAATACCGCAGAGTATTCCGTTCCGTATATATCGTCCGAAATTTTTGTCCTGATATACTCACACGAAATTTTATCCGCAACTATTTCAGCGTGCTCTGAGTTCTGGCAAGCTATCGTTAAATACGACAACCTCTCCAATGCAACCTCTTCCGCATGACAAGGCCCGGTAACAACACCTATTCTATCATAAGGAATGGAATATTGGTTATGAAAAAACTCTCCTACTATAGTCCCGGTTTCGGGGACAATACCTTTAATTGCCGAAAAAATAATCTTTTCTCTTAATTGAGGCTTAAAAGCATCAAGCTCCTGCTTTAGAAATGCAGACGGAATCGCAAATATAAGATAGTCGTAATTATCGA
This sequence is a window from Bacteroidota bacterium. Protein-coding genes within it:
- a CDS encoding NAD(P)H-dependent glycerol-3-phosphate dehydrogenase, whose protein sequence is MDDNKKIAVIGGGSWATAIVKMLVENEEKVGWYMRNVYALEHIKINHHNPNYLSSVEFDVNKLDLSNNLNDIVDNYDYLIFAIPSAFLKQELDAFKPQLREKIIFSAIKGIVPETGTIVGEFFHNQYSIPYDRIGVVTGPCHAEEVALERLSYLTIACQNSEHAEIVADKISCEYIRTKISDDIYGTEYSAVLKNIYSIAAGVAHGLGYGDNFQAVLMSNSIREIGRFLEVVYPIQRDINNLAYLGDLLVTGYSVFSRNRMFGNMIGKGYTVKSAQMEMNMVAEGYYASKSITKLVSKYDIDMPITEAIYKILYKGKEPKQVMSKLTEKLN